In Microbulbifer elongatus, the DNA window GTGATTTTGACCTTGAGTCCACGTTCCACGATAGCCTGGAAGGCACTGCGTAAATGATCGGTGGTGGGCCAGTCGATCTGTATATGCATCTGCAGGCCGACTCCGTCGATGGGTGCACCATCTGCCTGCAATTCGTCCAGCATGGTCAGCAGGCAGTTGAACTTGGCGCTGTTGCCACCGGAAATGCTGTAATCGTTGTAGTAGAGATCCGCAGCCGGGTCTGCACTCTCAGCAGCAATAAATGCCTCACTGACGTAGTCCCGCCCCAGCCGCTGGTAAAACAGCGTATCCCGGTAGCAATTGGACTGGGTCTCATCCAGTACTTCATTTACCACGTCCCAGCTCACCACGCGGCCCGCGAAATGGTCGGCAATGGTGGCCACGTGGGTATTGAGCATGGACTGGAAATCGCCGCTGTAGCTTTTCATCCAGTCGGGTACCTGGTACTCGTGATGCCAGATGAATGTATGACCGTGCACGCTCAGACCATTAGTGAGTGCCCAGTCGACCATCTGATCGGCATCGGTAAAGTCGTAGGTATTTTCCGCCGGGTGCAGAAAACGCATTTTCATGATGTTTTCCGCAGTGATCTGGCTGAAGTGCTGGCGAATGGTGATTTCCTGCTGGGGGATTTTCAGAAAGCTGCGCGCACTGTCGCCGGCGGCGACCGCGACTCCGATCGGAAAAGACGCCAGGCTGTACAGGTGTTCCGTGGTGCCGCCGGAACTGGACGAGCTACTGGAGCTGGACGACCCGCCCGAGCTGGATGAGCCACTGGAACTGGAAGAACCGCCGGAGCTGGACGAAGAGCTGCTGGAAGAACCGCCCGATGAGGAGCCGCCATCGCACAGGGCGCCACTCACCGCAGGGGTTTCAGCGAAACTGCCAGAGGTTCCCTGAAAGCCGAATTCCACCGTCTGCCCCGGCTGCAGGCTGCCGTTCCACGAGACATTGCTGGCGGTATAGGGGTTGTCACCCTGGACTTCGGCATTCCAGGCATTGGTCACTCGATTGTCTCCAGAGTACTGCCACTGTACCTGCCAGTCCTGCACTGGAACGGAGGAATCGTTGGTGACACGCACATGGGCGACAAAGCCGGATCCCCAGTCGTTGCTGACGCTGTATTCACAGCCCGCAAACGCATTGCCCGCTGCGCCGGTGCAAACCGCCAGCAGCAGTGGCGCAAGCCGCCAGATCCGGTGGGTATGGCGATGGCGACCCGGTTGGGGGGTGTTACGCACGCTGCCTGCTTCTTTATGTATCTGCATCGCTATTCTGTTCTCTTGATGTTCTCTTGGTATTGTCGATCTCGATTTAACCGGTCGATTGGCTGTGCCCGGGAACGCTGGACACATGCTGGTGACGTGCGAATAACGTGGCCCGGGCCGCCCCGGTACCGGTTTTGTGCTCCAGATCTCTGATTGGTCGCCCGCGGTATCTTTTCCTGGCAACACAGGCGGTGCCAGACGGGTGCAGGCAAGGTGTGGTTTGGCCGGGTATACTCGCGGCAAATCTCGTCAGGAATCCGTGTGTGACACCGCCCTCTGAGCGATTGAACGACCTGCTGAACCGCTCCCTGAAGCGATACCCCGCTTCGGGGCAGTTGTGGCTGGGATATTCCGGTGGCCTGGACTCGTCTGTATTGCTACACCTGCTGGCACGTGCACAGGTGCCGGTGACGGCGGTGTACATTCATCACGGCCTGAGTACGGATGCGGGCGCCTGGCAGGATCATTGCCAGGTTGTGGCGGCCCAACTGGGGGTGCCATTTGTTGCCCACCATGTGCAGGTGGATCTCGGAGACGGAGGGCTGGAGCAGGGCGCACGGAATGCCCGCTACCGCGCATTTGACCAGTTGATGGGCGCGGGGGATCAGCTTCTGCTGGCACACCACAGTGACGACCAGGCGGAAACCTTTTTATTGCGCCTGTTGCGCGGCGCCGGGGTGCGGGGGCTGGGGGCCATGCCGGAATACCGTGTCGTCGGTGACCGGTCGACGGAGAAGAGCCTGTTGCGGCCACTACTGAAGGCGACGCGATCGGAACTGGAATCCTACGCCCGCGTGCACGAGCTGACCTGGATTGAGGACGAGAGCAATACAGACCTTGCAATCGACCGAAATTACCTTCGTAACCGGGTGCTTCCTTTTATTAATGAACGCTGGCCCGTTCAGGCCCGTGTGGTGCAGGCGTCGGAAAACCTGCGCGAGGCTGCAGATCTCTTACAGGACCTGGCAAATGAGGACCTGCAGCGGTGCGGATACCAGCGGGAGTCATTTGGTCACAGTGTCGACCTGGTTAGCTTCTCCTCACTCACCGAGGCGCGTCGCAAGAACCTGTTGCGGGGCTGGCTGGCACTGCTGGGATCCAGAATGCCGGAAGCCGTGCACTTGGTTCAGGCGTTACAGCAGGCTGGGGCGGTCGGTGACGGCGCTCCGGAAGTTGCGCTTGGTGAGCAGGTGCTGCGCCGCTATCGCGATCGCCTGTTTCTCACACCACAATTGCAACCTTTCCATGGTATTGATGGGGGCGAGATTCAGTGGGATGGATCTGGCGAACTTCACCTGCCAGGCAACTGGGCGCTGCTACCCAGCCAGGGTTGGCCCGTGGCGGACTATCGGGTCCGATTCCGTATTGGCGGCGAACGGGCCAAACCGCGCGAGCGCCGTCATTCCCAGACCCTGAAAAAGCTGCTGCAGGAGTACAGCCTTCCTCCGTGGCTGCGAGACCGGGTACCACTGGTCTATCGGAACGGTGCTCTGGTGGCTGTGGGCAACCTTTTCGTCACCGGGGATGGGCCTGCAGAACCGCCAATCTGGCGGTTTTTAGATTGAGCAGAAACCGCCTTTCTGGTAGTCTGGCGTCCCATCTCAAAGGCATCGGGTTGCGCGAGACTGCGCGCCCTGAGCCAGTCCCGCACGCCCGTACCCGTCGGGCATTCAACTGACCAAGGTTTTGCATGACGCGCTATATTTTTGTCACTGGCGGCGTGGTTTCCTCATTGGGGAAAGGTATCGCCTCCGCTTCTCTGGCTGCAATTCTTGAAGCCCGTGGCCTCAAGGTCACCATCCTGAAGCTTGACCCTTATATCAACGTGGACCCGGGCACCATGAGCCCCTTCCAGCACGGCGAGGTCTATGTGACCGAAGATGGCGCCGAGACGGATCTGGATCTGGGCCACTACGAGCGCTTTATCCGCACCCGCATGTCCAAGCGCAACAACTTCACCACCGGCCGTGTGTACGAAACCGTACTGCGCAAAGAGCGCCGTGGTGACTACCTGGGTGGCACCGTACAGGTGATTCCGCACATTACCGACGAGATCAAGCGCCGCGTGATCGAAGGCGGCCGCGACGTGGATGTCGCCATTGTCGAGATTGGCGGTACCGTAGGTGATATCGAATCCCAGCCATTCCTGGAGTCCGTGCGCCAGCTGCGTGTGGAAATGGGGACCAACCGCGCGCTGCTGATGCACCTGAGCTACGTGCCCTATATCGCCACCGCCGGTGAAACCAAAACCAAGCCGACCCAGCACTCGGTGAAAGAGCTGCGCTCTATTGGCCTGCAGCCAGATATCCTGTTGTGCCGCTCCGAGCGCGCCATCGATGACGACTCCCGCCGCAAGATCGCGCTGTTTACCAACGTGGAAGAGCGCGCGGTAGTGCCTCTGCCCGACGCCAAGACCATTTATGGCGTGCCGCGCATGCTGCACGAATACGGTCTGGACGAGATCGTGGTGGAAAAACTCCAGCTGGAAACCGGCGCACCGGACCTGTCCGAGTGGGACGAGGTGGTCGACGGCAAACTGAATCCGCAGCACGAAATCAAGAT includes these proteins:
- a CDS encoding CTP synthase codes for the protein MTRYIFVTGGVVSSLGKGIASASLAAILEARGLKVTILKLDPYINVDPGTMSPFQHGEVYVTEDGAETDLDLGHYERFIRTRMSKRNNFTTGRVYETVLRKERRGDYLGGTVQVIPHITDEIKRRVIEGGRDVDVAIVEIGGTVGDIESQPFLESVRQLRVEMGTNRALLMHLSYVPYIATAGETKTKPTQHSVKELRSIGLQPDILLCRSERAIDDDSRRKIALFTNVEERAVVPLPDAKTIYGVPRMLHEYGLDEIVVEKLQLETGAPDLSEWDEVVDGKLNPQHEIKIAMVGKYMELLDAYKSLIESLVHAGIKNRTKVNIDFINAEDVEGENGLDLIKGADAILVPGGFGERGLEGKLESVRYARENNVPFLGICLGLQSVVIEYARNVLNLEGANSTEFDAKSPHPVIGLITEWIDSEGNIEKRDEKSDLGGTMRLGGQECRLAKDSKAREIYGKDVIVERHRHRYEVNNNYVDRLQKAGLKIGGWSADDTLVEMVELPEHNWFVACQFHPEFTSTPRDGHPLFESFVAAALKHKQA
- the tilS gene encoding tRNA lysidine(34) synthetase TilS, coding for MTPPSERLNDLLNRSLKRYPASGQLWLGYSGGLDSSVLLHLLARAQVPVTAVYIHHGLSTDAGAWQDHCQVVAAQLGVPFVAHHVQVDLGDGGLEQGARNARYRAFDQLMGAGDQLLLAHHSDDQAETFLLRLLRGAGVRGLGAMPEYRVVGDRSTEKSLLRPLLKATRSELESYARVHELTWIEDESNTDLAIDRNYLRNRVLPFINERWPVQARVVQASENLREAADLLQDLANEDLQRCGYQRESFGHSVDLVSFSSLTEARRKNLLRGWLALLGSRMPEAVHLVQALQQAGAVGDGAPEVALGEQVLRRYRDRLFLTPQLQPFHGIDGGEIQWDGSGELHLPGNWALLPSQGWPVADYRVRFRIGGERAKPRERRHSQTLKKLLQEYSLPPWLRDRVPLVYRNGALVAVGNLFVTGDGPAEPPIWRFLD
- a CDS encoding endo-1,4-beta-xylanase; the encoded protein is MQIHKEAGSVRNTPQPGRHRHTHRIWRLAPLLLAVCTGAAGNAFAGCEYSVSNDWGSGFVAHVRVTNDSSVPVQDWQVQWQYSGDNRVTNAWNAEVQGDNPYTASNVSWNGSLQPGQTVEFGFQGTSGSFAETPAVSGALCDGGSSSGGSSSSSSSSSGGSSSSSGSSSSGGSSSSSSSSSSGGTTEHLYSLASFPIGVAVAAGDSARSFLKIPQQEITIRQHFSQITAENIMKMRFLHPAENTYDFTDADQMVDWALTNGLSVHGHTFIWHHEYQVPDWMKSYSGDFQSMLNTHVATIADHFAGRVVSWDVVNEVLDETQSNCYRDTLFYQRLGRDYVSEAFIAAESADPAADLYYNDYSISGGNSAKFNCLLTMLDELQADGAPIDGVGLQMHIQIDWPTTDHLRSAFQAIVERGLKVKITELDVPVNNPYSSAPFPQHTEFTPEVAALQKARYKAIVQTYLEEVPPALRGGISVWGLWDGDSWILDFENWQGADDWPLLFSGPANGPYEEKPALEGVAEALLGQ